The following proteins are co-located in the Paludibaculum fermentans genome:
- a CDS encoding glycosyltransferase family 2 protein: MKPGRVTVVVPTLAGDRRLLDCLASLEGQTLPEVTVVVVDNSGCGRIHTTGAARYRFRLIENKANVGFGAAVNQGFWLAPAEYMAVLNDDAVAEPCWLEEMVKALDVSPKAGMAAGRIRLAGTGRLDSAGMLMAGDGSSKQRGHGTADDGFAEAGEALLPSGCAAVYRREMLDEAGLFEEDFFLYCEDTDLGLRGRWAGWHCLYVPTALVDHAYSQSSGAASARKAWFVERNRLRLAVRCLPLSSLLAAPFYAIVRYFWHAAGLFTGQGKAAEFRTAGGSGLQLPWLVLKAHLDLVRHLPTLLRQRARIASTRRISVAEFKQVLKRHSIKVREVAAL, translated from the coding sequence TTGAAGCCTGGCCGCGTCACGGTTGTAGTTCCCACTCTGGCAGGAGACCGCCGGCTGCTGGACTGTCTGGCTTCGCTGGAAGGCCAGACGCTACCGGAGGTTACGGTGGTGGTGGTCGATAACAGCGGATGCGGGCGGATTCATACGACCGGAGCGGCCCGCTACCGGTTCCGTTTGATCGAAAACAAGGCGAATGTTGGCTTTGGCGCGGCAGTGAACCAGGGCTTCTGGCTGGCTCCGGCGGAGTATATGGCCGTGCTGAATGACGACGCGGTGGCCGAGCCGTGCTGGCTGGAAGAGATGGTGAAGGCGCTGGACGTGAGTCCCAAGGCAGGCATGGCGGCAGGCCGGATCCGGCTGGCGGGCACCGGGCGACTGGATTCGGCGGGTATGCTGATGGCGGGCGACGGGAGTTCGAAGCAGCGGGGCCACGGCACGGCGGACGACGGGTTTGCGGAGGCGGGTGAGGCGCTGCTGCCCAGCGGCTGCGCGGCGGTGTACCGGCGTGAGATGCTCGACGAAGCCGGGCTGTTCGAAGAGGATTTCTTTCTGTACTGCGAAGACACAGATTTGGGATTGCGCGGCCGTTGGGCAGGCTGGCACTGCCTGTATGTCCCGACAGCCCTAGTGGATCATGCGTATTCGCAGAGCAGCGGCGCGGCGTCGGCACGCAAGGCGTGGTTTGTGGAGCGGAACCGGCTGCGGCTGGCCGTACGCTGCCTGCCGCTGAGCAGCCTGCTGGCGGCGCCGTTCTATGCGATCGTCCGGTACTTCTGGCATGCGGCGGGACTGTTCACCGGCCAAGGCAAGGCGGCGGAGTTCCGCACGGCGGGCGGCAGCGGACTGCAACTGCCATGGCTGGTGCTGAAAGCCCACCTGGATCTGGTGAGGCACCTGCCCACGCTGCTGCGGCAGCGGGCGCGAATCGCGTCGACGAGGCGGATCAGCGTGGCCGAGTTCAAGCAGGTGCTGAAGCGGCACTCCATCAAGGTGCGGGAGGTCGCCGCGCTGTGA
- a CDS encoding cobalamin-independent methionine synthase II family protein, with the protein MAIKTTVVGSYPIPHWLPGDTSRTTLRDAILVVLKTQELAGIDVVADGELNRFDPGHPETNGMIDYFVSKMDGIRTRFSLEDIEAFRADQGLTYRTDPAGIVTGPITGGTLNLPRDFEFTRKLTSQPLKFTCTGPHMLTKVLTDRHYKSRPELCMAIADVLRKQLTNIDADIVQLDEANISGHPEDAEWALPALNHVLEGIAGVRALHICFGNYGGQSVQKGFWQNLLPFLNGLQVDHLVLEFARRGYAELEHFKGLDPRIGMGLGVVDIKDNGVESPDLIAERIELAAGVLGPERLHYIHPDCGFWMLQRNVADRKMAALVAGRNLYEGRS; encoded by the coding sequence ATGGCTATCAAGACTACCGTCGTAGGCAGCTACCCCATTCCGCACTGGCTGCCCGGCGACACCTCGCGCACCACGCTCCGTGACGCGATCCTCGTCGTGCTGAAGACCCAGGAACTGGCCGGCATCGACGTCGTCGCCGACGGAGAGTTGAACCGCTTCGACCCCGGCCACCCCGAGACGAACGGCATGATCGATTACTTCGTCTCCAAGATGGACGGGATCCGCACGCGCTTCTCCCTCGAAGACATCGAGGCCTTCCGCGCCGACCAGGGGCTCACTTACCGCACTGACCCCGCCGGAATCGTCACCGGACCCATCACCGGCGGCACCCTCAACCTGCCCCGCGACTTCGAGTTCACCCGCAAACTCACCAGCCAGCCGCTGAAGTTCACCTGCACCGGCCCGCACATGCTCACCAAAGTGCTGACCGACCGGCACTACAAGTCGCGCCCCGAGCTCTGCATGGCCATCGCCGATGTCCTGCGCAAGCAGTTGACCAACATCGACGCCGATATCGTGCAGTTGGACGAAGCCAACATCAGCGGCCACCCCGAGGACGCAGAATGGGCCTTGCCCGCCCTTAATCATGTCCTCGAGGGCATCGCCGGAGTCCGCGCCCTCCACATCTGCTTTGGCAACTACGGCGGTCAATCTGTACAAAAAGGGTTCTGGCAGAATCTGTTACCCTTCCTGAACGGGTTGCAGGTCGATCACCTGGTGCTCGAGTTTGCCCGGCGCGGCTACGCCGAGCTCGAACACTTCAAGGGACTGGATCCGCGCATCGGCATGGGCCTCGGTGTCGTCGACATCAAGGACAACGGCGTGGAATCCCCCGACCTCATCGCCGAACGAATCGAGTTGGCCGCTGGCGTTCTCGGTCCCGAACGCCTCCATTACATCCACCCCGACTGTGGATTCTGGATGCTCCAGCGCAATGTCGCCGACCGCAAGATGGCCGCGCTGGTGGCAGGTAGAAACCTATACGAGGGGAGAAGTTAA
- a CDS encoding TolB family protein, producing MNKLYLCLPLTAALLLGQAPPEGAHLTNLKKLTNGGQNAEAYWAPDGKRIIFQTTREPYACDQIFVMNADGSDQHLVSTGKGRTTCAYFLKDNRHIVYASTHEAAEACPTPPDRSKGYVWGVFAGYDIYVADDTGKNPKKLTSTPGYDAEATVNFAQNKIVYTSLASGDLELWQMKPDGSGKKQITKREGYDGGAVFSHDGKQIVWRATDPSNAKAMARYKELLKENLTEPMKMELFLSDAHGKKVQQLTKFGCASFAPTFTPDGKQIIFSSNKHNCDGRRFELYRINTDGSGLEQITNFGGFTSFPEFAPDGKTLVFATDYQTTQRYEFNIWTAAWKD from the coding sequence GTGAACAAGCTGTACCTGTGTCTGCCGCTCACCGCGGCGCTGTTGCTGGGGCAGGCTCCGCCCGAGGGCGCGCACCTCACCAACCTGAAGAAACTGACCAACGGGGGCCAGAATGCCGAAGCCTACTGGGCCCCCGACGGCAAGCGCATCATCTTCCAGACCACCCGCGAGCCCTACGCCTGCGATCAGATCTTCGTCATGAATGCCGACGGTTCCGATCAGCACCTGGTCTCCACCGGCAAGGGCCGCACTACCTGCGCCTATTTCCTCAAGGACAACCGCCACATCGTCTACGCCTCCACCCACGAGGCCGCCGAGGCCTGCCCCACGCCGCCCGACCGCAGCAAAGGCTACGTCTGGGGCGTCTTTGCCGGCTACGATATCTATGTCGCTGACGACACAGGCAAAAATCCGAAGAAACTCACCTCCACCCCCGGCTACGACGCCGAAGCGACCGTGAACTTCGCCCAGAACAAGATCGTCTACACCTCGCTCGCCTCGGGCGACCTCGAGCTTTGGCAGATGAAACCGGACGGCTCCGGCAAGAAGCAGATCACCAAGCGCGAAGGCTATGACGGCGGAGCTGTCTTCTCCCACGACGGCAAGCAGATCGTCTGGCGCGCCACCGATCCCAGCAACGCCAAGGCAATGGCCCGCTACAAGGAACTCCTCAAGGAGAACCTCACCGAACCGATGAAGATGGAGCTCTTCCTCTCCGACGCCCACGGCAAAAAGGTGCAACAGCTCACGAAGTTCGGCTGCGCCTCCTTCGCGCCCACCTTCACCCCCGACGGCAAGCAGATCATCTTCTCCTCCAACAAGCACAACTGCGACGGCCGCCGGTTCGAGCTCTACCGCATCAATACCGACGGCTCCGGCCTGGAGCAGATCACCAATTTTGGTGGTTTTACCTCCTTCCCCGAATTCGCCCCCGACGGCAAAACCCTCGTGTTTGCCACGGACTATCAGACCACCCAGCGCTACGAGTTCAACATCTGGACCGCGGCCTGGAAAGACTAG
- a CDS encoding 3-keto-disaccharide hydrolase, which yields MKRRTILSLAGVAPAAWAAAPQPTPKPKNWRTSPLGYTDTPVLPGQPWKVHDIARPRPSVVTPGPRPGDPPSDAIVLFSGKDLSQWYQNGTGPNKGKQVPAKWKVENGFVECVGGTGDLISKEKFGDAQYHIEWSAPTEIDGDSQWRGNSGILIMSRYEMQVLDSWDNPTYADGQAGAIYGQWPPLVNPIRRPGEWNTYDLFWEAPKFEGSRMVKPAYVTLMFNGVLVHHHKEVIGQMAHRTIRPYEPHAAEEPLSIQDHDTKPRFRNIWVRKLKPYDSK from the coding sequence ATGAAACGAAGAACCATTCTGTCGCTCGCCGGGGTGGCGCCGGCCGCGTGGGCCGCTGCCCCGCAGCCCACGCCAAAGCCAAAGAACTGGCGCACCTCCCCGCTCGGTTATACCGATACGCCGGTGCTGCCAGGTCAACCCTGGAAAGTCCACGACATAGCCCGTCCGCGGCCCTCCGTGGTGACGCCCGGCCCCCGGCCCGGCGACCCGCCGTCCGATGCCATCGTGCTGTTCAGCGGCAAGGACCTGTCCCAGTGGTATCAGAACGGCACCGGCCCCAACAAAGGCAAACAGGTGCCCGCTAAGTGGAAGGTGGAGAACGGTTTCGTCGAATGCGTCGGCGGCACCGGCGACCTCATTTCCAAGGAGAAGTTCGGCGACGCCCAGTACCACATCGAGTGGAGCGCCCCCACCGAGATCGACGGCGACTCCCAATGGCGCGGCAACTCCGGCATCCTCATCATGAGCCGCTACGAGATGCAGGTGCTGGACTCCTGGGACAATCCCACCTATGCCGATGGACAGGCGGGCGCCATCTATGGCCAGTGGCCGCCGCTGGTGAACCCCATCCGCAGACCCGGTGAGTGGAACACCTACGACCTCTTCTGGGAAGCACCCAAATTCGAGGGCAGCCGCATGGTCAAACCGGCCTACGTCACCCTCATGTTCAACGGTGTCCTGGTGCATCACCACAAGGAAGTCATCGGGCAGATGGCCCACCGGACCATCCGGCCCTACGAACCCCATGCGGCGGAAGAGCCGTTGTCCATCCAGGACCACGACACCAAGCCCCGCTTCCGCAACATCTGGGTCCGCAAGCTGAAGCCGTACGATTCGAAATAG
- the msrA gene encoding peptide-methionine (S)-S-oxide reductase MsrA, whose amino-acid sequence MSLDASTATATLAGGCFWCLEAVYLQMRGVISVTSGYMGGTENEPTYEEVCTGETGHAEVVQLVYDPNISSYRDILEVFFAIHDPTTLNRQGNDAGTQYRSAIFYHTPEQEAEARAFLAELTAGGVFDDPIVTEITPAVKFWPAEAYHTNYFATHPWQPYCTFVVSPKVAKFRRKFSALLKPA is encoded by the coding sequence ATGAGCCTGGACGCAAGCACCGCCACGGCCACCCTGGCCGGTGGGTGTTTCTGGTGTCTGGAGGCGGTCTATCTCCAGATGCGCGGCGTGATTTCCGTCACCTCCGGCTACATGGGCGGCACGGAAAACGAGCCCACCTACGAAGAGGTCTGCACCGGCGAGACGGGCCACGCCGAGGTGGTGCAACTCGTCTATGATCCGAACATATCGTCATATCGCGATATCCTCGAGGTCTTCTTCGCCATACACGACCCCACCACCCTCAACCGGCAGGGCAACGACGCCGGCACGCAGTACCGGTCGGCCATCTTCTATCACACGCCGGAACAGGAAGCCGAGGCCCGCGCCTTCCTCGCCGAACTGACGGCCGGCGGGGTCTTCGATGACCCCATCGTCACCGAGATCACCCCCGCCGTAAAGTTCTGGCCGGCCGAGGCTTACCATACCAACTACTTCGCCACCCACCCCTGGCAGCCCTACTGTACATTTGTGGTCTCGCCCAAGGTGGCGAAATTCCGCAGGAAGTTCTCAGCTCTCCTCAAGCCCGCCTGA
- a CDS encoding glycoside hydrolase family 5 protein produces the protein MRIGVNLSGAEWGEDHLPGVLGQDYVFPSERSLQYWAEQGLTRLRVPFRWERLQPTPGGPLDEPYLEQLVLAADRAAAAGLQLAFEPHNFGRYRIEGTDWIIDQSDGRGRTPVSRYDLADLWVRFAHELGGHRAVWAYDLMNEPHDMGGSDWKRISQCVVVAIRAAGDTKLILVPGDGWSGSEWWKQRNGRRAWIDDPAGNILYEAHCYFDGNRGGRYELSYDEEAAKDGDLATVGRRRVTPFLDWCRDNGVGGIVGEFGVPHADPRWLPVMDGFLDAVAEAGMDAFYWAAGEWWQDYAIGIQPSPDYAVHRPQLARLKGQMSGGLEES, from the coding sequence GTGAGGATCGGGGTCAATCTCTCGGGCGCCGAGTGGGGCGAAGACCACCTGCCCGGCGTACTCGGGCAGGACTATGTCTTCCCCAGCGAGCGCAGCCTGCAGTACTGGGCGGAGCAGGGGCTGACACGACTGCGCGTGCCGTTCCGGTGGGAGCGTCTGCAACCCACGCCGGGCGGCCCATTGGACGAGCCCTATCTGGAACAGTTGGTGCTGGCGGCCGACCGCGCGGCCGCCGCCGGCCTTCAGCTCGCATTTGAACCGCACAACTTTGGACGGTACCGGATCGAGGGGACCGACTGGATTATCGACCAGAGCGACGGGCGGGGCCGCACGCCGGTGAGCCGCTATGACCTGGCGGATCTTTGGGTCCGCTTCGCGCACGAGTTGGGCGGGCACCGGGCGGTGTGGGCCTACGACCTGATGAACGAGCCGCACGACATGGGCGGCTCCGACTGGAAGCGGATCTCACAGTGCGTGGTGGTCGCCATCCGGGCGGCGGGCGACACGAAGTTGATCCTGGTGCCGGGCGACGGGTGGTCAGGCAGCGAGTGGTGGAAGCAACGGAACGGGCGGCGGGCCTGGATCGACGATCCGGCCGGCAACATCCTGTACGAGGCGCACTGCTACTTCGACGGGAACCGCGGCGGGCGCTACGAGCTCAGCTATGACGAAGAGGCGGCGAAGGACGGTGATCTCGCCACGGTGGGCCGGCGCCGGGTGACGCCGTTTCTGGACTGGTGCCGGGACAACGGGGTGGGTGGTATCGTTGGTGAGTTTGGGGTGCCCCATGCGGATCCGCGCTGGCTGCCGGTGATGGACGGGTTCCTGGATGCGGTTGCCGAGGCGGGGATGGATGCGTTCTACTGGGCCGCCGGCGAGTGGTGGCAGGACTACGCGATCGGGATTCAGCCGTCGCCGGACTATGCGGTGCACCGGCCGCAACTTGCGCGCTTGAAAGGCCAGATGTCAGGCGGGCTTGAGGAGAGCTGA
- a CDS encoding DUF6526 family protein yields the protein MQEQSYAKHARTVPMYHFVLFGMLLLTLIGSGVNLWKSMGDHQRLYSAALILVMNVCMVFIALFARIFALKAQDRAIRAEENLRHFVLTGKLLDPRLEALQIVALRFAPDAEFVALAQLAADKNMSQDDIKKSIKNWKADNYRV from the coding sequence TTGCAGGAACAGAGTTACGCCAAACACGCCAGAACCGTCCCGATGTACCACTTCGTGCTCTTCGGGATGCTACTGCTCACTCTCATCGGGTCGGGCGTGAACCTTTGGAAATCGATGGGCGATCACCAGCGCCTGTACAGCGCCGCGCTGATCCTGGTGATGAACGTCTGCATGGTGTTCATTGCCCTGTTTGCCCGCATCTTCGCGCTGAAGGCGCAGGACCGGGCGATCCGGGCGGAAGAGAATCTGCGCCACTTCGTACTCACCGGCAAGCTGCTGGATCCCAGGCTGGAAGCGCTGCAGATCGTTGCCCTGCGGTTCGCTCCGGATGCGGAGTTCGTCGCCCTGGCGCAGCTCGCGGCCGACAAGAACATGAGCCAGGACGACATCAAGAAATCGATCAAGAACTGGAAAGCCGACAACTACCGGGTGTGA
- a CDS encoding (2Fe-2S)-binding protein, translating into MPAFKFTLNGKAQRIETEADRPLLEVLREDLGLIGVRYGCGEGQCRACTVLLDGKPVPSCVTPVRLAEGKSVLTVEGLAVNGKLHPVQQAFLEEGALQCGYCTSGMMLTAVALLKTTPHPTEQQVAEGMNNNLCRCCCYPSIVTAVRLAAKLSALNTQGAGHAG; encoded by the coding sequence ATGCCGGCCTTCAAGTTCACCCTGAACGGCAAGGCGCAACGCATCGAGACGGAAGCGGACCGGCCGCTGCTCGAGGTGCTGCGCGAGGACCTGGGACTCATCGGCGTCCGCTACGGCTGCGGCGAAGGCCAGTGCCGCGCCTGCACCGTGTTGCTGGATGGCAAGCCCGTCCCGTCCTGCGTCACGCCCGTCCGGCTGGCGGAAGGCAAATCCGTCCTGACCGTGGAAGGGCTCGCCGTGAACGGCAAGCTCCACCCCGTCCAGCAGGCCTTCCTCGAAGAGGGTGCGCTGCAGTGCGGCTACTGCACCTCCGGCATGATGCTCACCGCCGTGGCCCTGCTGAAGACGACACCCCATCCCACGGAACAGCAGGTCGCCGAGGGCATGAACAACAACCTCTGCCGCTGCTGCTGCTACCCCAGCATCGTTACCGCCGTCCGCCTGGCGGCCAAGCTCAGCGCCCTGAACACACAAGGAGCAGGCCATGCCGGATAG
- a CDS encoding xanthine dehydrogenase family protein molybdopterin-binding subunit — translation MPDSTEWIASAEPERYELREPVHYEFHCDRRVFLQCAGIGLLITALSRAQSGPATTAGRIHLGEDGFVTVLSGKVEEGQGPRTEFAAATAEELRLPVDKVRVVLADTQLVPNDWLTAGSRSTPVTVPLVRRAAAEARALLLATAAERWKVDGSKLQIDAGVVKSPDGKQTMGYAELAKAGGHATRRAAELIPPIDRWPADESKLPVAKSGGDASGKTAGLTPQANWKTLGQPLVRVNARDIITGVHAYPSGIQRPGMLYGCVLRPPSYGATLDSVDLNTAKQLPGVVAVRDGEFAACAAPTSYAARKALAALAANAKWVAKPQISSDELYTHLKKPAGDRQPQVQERGSVKAGLQQANKKLSASYQVPYIAHSPMEPRTAVAEWTNGSLTVWTGTSNPFDVRDELAQAFHIDPSKVRVIVPDFGGGFGGKHTGEAALEAARLAKEAGKPVSLRWTRAEEFMWGYFRPAGVIDIEAGLDEKGQLTGWDFTNYNSGPSAIGSPYKLANTRTRFVYADSPLRSGSYRGLAATANNFARESFMDELAAAAGQDPLEFRLAHLENGRLRDVLVAAAERFGWQKRRKETKPNTGVGLACGTEKGSFVAACVEVELDRASGIPRLVEICEAFECGPVLNPKNLRLQVEGCILMGLGAALREEILFENGRLKNGSFARYRVPRFKDTPRIETVLVERKDLEPAGAGETPIMAVAPAMANAIFAMTGEPVRALPLRAKAGKPDSGSAAIR, via the coding sequence ATGCCGGATAGCACCGAATGGATCGCCTCAGCCGAGCCGGAACGCTACGAGCTGCGGGAACCGGTCCACTACGAATTCCACTGTGACCGGCGCGTATTCCTGCAATGCGCCGGCATCGGCTTGCTGATCACCGCCCTCTCCCGCGCGCAGAGTGGACCCGCGACCACCGCGGGCCGCATCCACCTGGGGGAAGACGGCTTCGTGACCGTGCTCTCCGGCAAGGTGGAAGAAGGACAGGGGCCCCGGACCGAGTTCGCCGCCGCCACGGCGGAAGAACTGCGCCTGCCCGTCGACAAAGTCCGAGTGGTGCTCGCCGATACGCAACTGGTGCCGAACGACTGGCTCACCGCCGGCAGCCGCTCCACGCCCGTCACAGTGCCGCTGGTACGCCGAGCCGCCGCCGAAGCCCGAGCCCTGCTGCTCGCCACGGCCGCCGAGCGCTGGAAGGTCGACGGCTCCAAGCTCCAGATCGATGCCGGTGTCGTGAAGAGCCCGGACGGCAAGCAGACCATGGGATACGCCGAATTGGCGAAGGCCGGCGGCCACGCGACCAGGCGAGCTGCGGAACTGATCCCGCCCATCGATCGCTGGCCAGCCGACGAGTCCAAGCTCCCGGTGGCCAAATCCGGCGGTGATGCCAGCGGCAAGACCGCCGGCCTGACGCCGCAGGCGAACTGGAAGACCCTGGGCCAGCCGCTGGTGCGCGTCAACGCACGCGACATCATCACCGGAGTCCACGCCTACCCCTCCGGCATCCAGCGGCCCGGCATGCTCTACGGCTGTGTGCTGCGTCCGCCGTCCTATGGCGCAACCCTGGATTCCGTCGACCTGAACACCGCGAAGCAGTTGCCCGGCGTCGTGGCCGTGCGCGATGGCGAATTCGCAGCCTGCGCCGCGCCCACGTCCTATGCGGCCCGCAAAGCTCTTGCCGCCCTGGCGGCCAATGCGAAGTGGGTGGCCAAGCCGCAGATCTCCAGCGACGAGCTGTACACGCATCTGAAGAAACCGGCCGGAGACCGCCAGCCGCAGGTGCAGGAGCGCGGGTCCGTGAAGGCCGGGCTGCAGCAGGCAAATAAGAAGCTGAGCGCGTCCTATCAAGTTCCCTACATCGCCCATTCGCCGATGGAGCCGCGCACTGCTGTCGCCGAATGGACCAATGGCAGCCTGACCGTCTGGACCGGCACCTCGAATCCCTTCGACGTGCGGGACGAACTCGCCCAGGCGTTCCACATCGACCCGTCGAAGGTGCGTGTCATCGTGCCGGACTTTGGCGGCGGCTTCGGCGGCAAGCACACCGGCGAGGCAGCGCTCGAAGCGGCGCGCCTGGCGAAGGAAGCGGGCAAGCCGGTTTCCCTGCGCTGGACCCGGGCCGAGGAGTTCATGTGGGGCTACTTCCGCCCGGCCGGCGTGATTGACATCGAAGCCGGCCTCGACGAGAAGGGCCAGTTGACCGGCTGGGATTTCACGAACTACAACTCGGGCCCCTCGGCCATCGGGTCTCCCTACAAGCTGGCGAACACCAGGACCCGCTTCGTCTATGCGGATTCGCCGCTGCGTTCCGGTTCCTATCGCGGGCTGGCGGCCACGGCCAACAACTTCGCCCGCGAGAGCTTCATGGACGAACTGGCTGCCGCGGCCGGCCAGGATCCTCTTGAGTTCCGCCTGGCCCATCTCGAGAACGGCCGCCTGCGGGATGTGCTGGTGGCCGCGGCCGAGCGCTTCGGCTGGCAGAAGCGCCGCAAGGAGACGAAGCCGAACACCGGTGTCGGCCTGGCCTGCGGTACGGAGAAGGGCTCTTTCGTAGCCGCGTGCGTCGAGGTGGAACTCGATCGCGCCAGCGGCATCCCCCGGCTGGTCGAGATCTGCGAGGCCTTCGAATGCGGCCCCGTGCTGAATCCTAAGAACCTGCGGCTGCAGGTGGAGGGCTGCATCCTGATGGGCCTCGGGGCGGCGTTGCGGGAAGAGATCCTGTTTGAGAATGGCCGCTTGAAGAACGGCAGCTTCGCGCGCTACCGCGTGCCGCGCTTCAAGGACACGCCCAGGATCGAGACGGTGCTGGTGGAGCGCAAGGACCTGGAGCCGGCCGGTGCGGGTGAAACGCCCATCATGGCGGTGGCTCCGGCCATGGCCAACGCGATTTTCGCCATGACGGGCGAGCCTGTGCGGGCCCTGCCGTTGCGGGCGAAAGCGGGTAAGCCCGACAGCGGTTCAGCGGCCATCCGCTGA